The sequence below is a genomic window from Natronorubrum halophilum.
ATGGCGCAAGCGGGAAATTCTGAACTCGTCGACTCGTTCGAGCAGTTCTTCCGCAACTACTACGACAACGAAATCAAGCAGCTTGCCCAGCAGTATCCGAACGAACAGCGTTCACTGCATATCGACTGGCAGGACCTCTACCGATACGATCCCGATCTCGCAGACGACTTTCTCAATCAGCCCGAGCAGCTTCAGCGCTACGCCGAGGAGGCGCTTCGACTGTACGACCTGCCGATCGACGTGAGTCTCGGACAGGCTCACGTCCGGATCCGAAACCTTCCGGAGACGGAGTCCCCCGAAATTCGGGAGATTCGCGCCCGGAACATGAACTCCCTCGTCCAGGTCCACGGCATCGTCCGAAAGGCCACCGACGTTCGTCCGAAGATCGAGGAGGCCGCCTTCGAGTGCCAGCTCTGTGGCACCCTCACTCGTATCCCTCAGTCCAGCGGCGATTTTCAGGAGCCACACGAGTGTCAAGGCTGCGAACGACAGGGGCCGTTCAAGGTGAATTTCGACCAATCGGAGTTCGTCGACTCCCAGAAACTCCGCATGCAGGAGAGTCCCGAAGGCCTTCGCGGCGGGGAAACGCCACAGTCGCTCGACGTCCACATCGAAGACGACATCACCGGCGAGGTCACTCCCGGCGATCACGTCTCCGCGACCGGCGTCCTCCGACTCGAGCAACAGGGCAACGACCAGGAGAAATCGCCCGTCTTCGACTTCTACATGGAGGGGATGTCCGTCGACATCGACGAAGAGCAGTTCGAGGACATGGACATCACCGACGACGACAAGAAGGCGATCTACGAAATTTCCAACCACGACGACGTCTACGAGCAGATGGTCGCCTCCATCGCGCCCTCGATCTACGGCTACGAACAGGAAAAACTCGCGATGATCCTCCAGCTGTTCTCCGGCGTGACGAAGCAGTTGCCCGACGGCTCGAGGATCCGGGGTGACCTGCATATGCTCCTTATCGGGGACCCTGGTACTGGTAAATCGCAGATGATCGGTTACATCAAAAATATCGCCCCTCGAGCCGTCTACACGTCCGGTAAGGGTTCGTCCTCAGCGGGTCTCACCGCCGCCGCGGTTCGCGACGATTTCGGTGATGGACAGCAGTGGACGCTCGAGGCCGGCGCGTTAGTTCTCGCCGATCGGGGTATTGCAGCGGTTGACGAGCTAGATAAAATGCGATCGGAGGATAGGAGCGCCATGCACGAAGCCCTCGAGCAACAGCAGATTTCGGTCTCGAAAGCCGGCATCAACGCCACGCTCAAGTCGCGCTGCTCGCTCCTGGGTGCGGCAAACCCCAAGTACGGTCGCTTCGACCACTACGAGCCGATCAGCGAACAGATCGACCTCGAGCCGGCGCTCATCTCGCGATTCGATCTCATCTTCACCGTGACGGACGAACCGGACGAGGAAAAAGATCGGAACCTCGCCGAACACATCATCAACACCAACTACGCGGGTGAGCTGACCACTCAGCGCGAGGAGATGACCTCGATGGACGTCTCGGGCGACGAGATCGAGGAGATGACCGAGAAGGTCGACCCGGAGATCGACGCCGAACTCCTGCGGAAGTACATCGCCTTCTCGAAACAGAACTGCCACCCGCGAATGACGGAGGAAGCCCGAAACTCGATCCGGGACTTCTACGTCGACCTGCGCTCGAAGGGGACGGACGAAGACGCGCCGATCCCGGTAACGGCGCGAAAACTCGAGGCGCTGGTCCGGCTCTCCGAGGCCAGCGCCCGCGTGCGACTCTCGGATACGGTCGAACAGTCGGACGCGAACCGGGTCATCGAGATCGTCCGCTCGTGTCTGCAGGATATCGGCGTCGATCCCGAGACGGGCGAGTTCGACGCGGACATCGTCGAAGCCGGCACCTCGAAGTCCCAGCGCGACCGGATCAAGAACATCAAACAGCTGATCAGCGACATCGAGGAGGAGTACGACGACGGCGCACCCGTCGATATCGTGTTGGATCGGGCCACAGAGATCGGGATGGACCAGTCCAAGGCCGAACACGAGATCGAGAAGTTAAAACAGAAAGGCGAGGTCTACGAGCCGAGTACGGACAACCTCCGGACGACGTAGCAGATCCGAGTCGACGCGACTCGAGCCTCGATGTCGGTCGGTTACCGTTCTTTCAGCGTTGTTACGGTCGAGCGGATCGTTACCGGGGCGACGTCGGCGACGTCTGCCGCAGCAGCCTGCGTAATCGTCGACCACTCTTCGCGCTCGTTGGCCGCCTTGTAGAGACAGGCCGCCGCGACGCCGCTCGGATTCCGTCCGCCGATGAGTCCGTCCTGAAGCAGCGCAGTGGCGTGTTCTCGAGCGCGGCGTTCGACAGCG
It includes:
- a CDS encoding minichromosome maintenance protein MCM, whose translation is MAQAGNSELVDSFEQFFRNYYDNEIKQLAQQYPNEQRSLHIDWQDLYRYDPDLADDFLNQPEQLQRYAEEALRLYDLPIDVSLGQAHVRIRNLPETESPEIREIRARNMNSLVQVHGIVRKATDVRPKIEEAAFECQLCGTLTRIPQSSGDFQEPHECQGCERQGPFKVNFDQSEFVDSQKLRMQESPEGLRGGETPQSLDVHIEDDITGEVTPGDHVSATGVLRLEQQGNDQEKSPVFDFYMEGMSVDIDEEQFEDMDITDDDKKAIYEISNHDDVYEQMVASIAPSIYGYEQEKLAMILQLFSGVTKQLPDGSRIRGDLHMLLIGDPGTGKSQMIGYIKNIAPRAVYTSGKGSSSAGLTAAAVRDDFGDGQQWTLEAGALVLADRGIAAVDELDKMRSEDRSAMHEALEQQQISVSKAGINATLKSRCSLLGAANPKYGRFDHYEPISEQIDLEPALISRFDLIFTVTDEPDEEKDRNLAEHIINTNYAGELTTQREEMTSMDVSGDEIEEMTEKVDPEIDAELLRKYIAFSKQNCHPRMTEEARNSIRDFYVDLRSKGTDEDAPIPVTARKLEALVRLSEASARVRLSDTVEQSDANRVIEIVRSCLQDIGVDPETGEFDADIVEAGTSKSQRDRIKNIKQLISDIEEEYDDGAPVDIVLDRATEIGMDQSKAEHEIEKLKQKGEVYEPSTDNLRTT